In Deltaproteobacteria bacterium, the sequence GCAGCCACTGCCGTTGGCCGTGCGCGCTCGCGTCGGCGAGCTGCTCGACGCTCCACTCGACCCACGCACGGGCCTCGCGATGCCCGGCGTAGTTGACGTAGGTGCCCTTGGCCGCGATGTCGAGCCAGCGCACCACGGGCGCCAGCTGCTGCGCGTCGCGATCGTTGGCCTGGTACGACAGCACTGGCCGCCGCTGTGGATCGCGCGCGTGGATCGTCGCCGCCGCGACCCGCAGGTACGCCATCTCGGCAGGCTCCCAATACCGCAGCTCCTCGGGGCCGAGGTACCACGCGACGATGGCAGGATGATCGACGACGGCATCGACCATGGCGCCGACCTCGGCGCGGGTCTGCGCCTCGTCCCACGCGATCGTGTGGGCACGCTGCCAGCTCTCGTGGGGATAGCCCAGCGGATAGACCACGCCGAGCCCCTCGGTGTGGGCCGCGTCGAGCAGCGCGCGATCGGGCGGCGGCACATACCACGGACCCACCATCGTGAAGCCCGCCGCACGCAGCGCGTGGAACTCGGTCGGCGCGGCCGAGAACAACCCGAACGGCACCGCGGTCGCGACCGCGGCGGGGCGCGGGCCGGCATCGCAGCGCGGCAGCATGGCCGCGCGCGAGGTGACCGGCGACGCGACCGCGTGCGGCCGCGGATCCGCGAGGCCACACGCGCCCATCAGCACGGGGAGCCACCACGATCCCGCGGCCACCCGGGCCCTCGGCTCAGCGCACACGATCGGCGAACACCCGACGCGTTGCATGCGGTGACCGGTCGACCCGCGCCAGCGCCCGTCGAAACCCAGCTGGTCCCGTGATGGGCCACCCACCCGTGACGCCGGTGTCGTCGCAGGCCCTCCCCGGTCGCGCGAGAATCCAACGCGAACCCCTGGCCGCGGCCCGGCAGCGGCCGTACGTGGCTGGTGGTCCTGATGCGCCACGGAAACGACAACGATCGCCCGAGTTCCTCGAACGTGCGCCGCCTGACGCGGCTCGATCGCGAGGATGTGCGCGCCGCCGAGCCCACCTCACCGACGGCGCCGCCGGTGGCGTCGATGCTCTCGGCGTGGTGGATGCTGCTGCGCCAGCGCTGGTGGCTCGCGCTCGCGGTGATGATCCTGGTCGCGACGCCGATCGGGCTCTACGCCGCATTCGCGGTGCCGACCTACACCGCGCAGGGCGTGCTGCAGGTCTCCGCGACCCAGGGTGGCATCGACCCGATGCTCGAGCTGGTCGGCGGTGGCGGGGCCGCCGAGGTCGAGACCGAGGTCGAGATCATTCGTCGACGCGAGTTCGTGCTCGGTGTCTTCAAGGACCTGCGTCTGCAGCTGGTCGATCCCCACCAGCCCGGCAAGGTCACCACCGATCCCCACGTCAGCCTCGGCGGGCGCACGCCGACCAGCGAGAAGCTCGCGGCCGTGCGGCAGGCGGTGCGGGTCGCCGAGGTCTCGGCCCACGCGTTCGAATCGGTCGAGCTCACCTTGAGCATGCTCGACGACGATCACATCGCGCTCGACATCGGCCCCGATGACGCCCGCACGCACCACGAGTTCGCCCTGGGCGAGACCTTCGACGACGCCGGCATCACGCTGGCCTTCGACGCCGCGCCGCTGACCGCCGGCGACGCGATCGATCTGCGCCTGGTGCCCGACGGCGAGCTCGCCGACAAGCTGATGCCAGACCTCGTGGTCGCCGCGATCGGTGATCGGCGCCAGTTGACCAACCTGGTCTCGATCTCGTTCTCGCACCCCGATCGCGACATCGCGCAGGCAGTGGTCGACGCGATCATGGCCCGCTACGTCGCGCAGAGCCTCAGCTGGCAGGCCGAGGGCGCCGCGAAGGCGGCGGAGTTCATCCATCAGCGGCTGCAGGAGGCCGAGCAAGAGCTGCGTGCCGACGAGGAGCAGCTGCGCAGCTTCGCCGAGCGCGAGAAGGCCGTGCAGCTCGATACCCAGGCTCGGGTCACTATCGAGAACGCCGCCGCCCTCGAGGCCGAGCAATGCCAAGCCGAGCTGCAGGAGACCGTGCTGGGCAGCGTCATCTCGGGCCTCAAGTCCCGTGACCGCCACGGCGAGGGCGCGCATTTTACCGCGAACTTCTTCGACGACCCGGTGCTCGGGGCTGCGATCACCTCGCTGACCGAGGGCGAGACCAAGCACGCAGTGCTCCGCGCGACGCTGACCGCCGACCACCCAGAGGTCCGCGAGCTGGGCGCCCAGCTCGAGCTGCAGCGCAAGGAGGTCGGCCGACTGCTGCGCAGCGCCAAGCAGAACCTCGGCGCGCGCAAGCGGGAGATTGCGCGGCAGCTGGAGACCGCCAGCGCGAGCCTGGCCGCCTACCCCGACAAGGACCTGCAGATGGCCCGACTCATGCGCGACGTCGAGGTCAGCCAGAAGCTCTACACGTTCTTGCTCGAGCGTCACCGCGAGGCCGAGATCGTCGAGGCCTCGACGACCGTCGACAAGCGCGTGGTCGACCCCGCCTCGCTGCCCCATCGCATCGCGACGCCCAAGCGCGGTCGCCTTGCTGCGACCGGGCTGGTGAGCGCGCTGGCGGCCGCATTCGCGGCGGTGTGGCTGGCGAACGCGATGCAGCGACGCCTGCACACCGTCGAGGCGGTCAAGCGCGAGTTCCCGGTCGCGGTGTACGGCAGCGTGCCGGAGCTGGGACGCGGCGACAACGAGACCAAGGCCGAGGCCAAGCGCAACGGCGGCTCGGTGCGGGCGCGACTCGACCTCGACAACGTGTGGTCCCAGGCGCACGGCGTGGCGGCCGAGGCCTTCCGCGCGCTGTGTGTGAGCGTGACGCTGGCCCCGGGCGCGCCGGGCCGCGGCCGCGTGGTGCAGATCACCTCGAGCCAGCCCGGCGAGGGCAAGAGCACCGTCATCGCCAACCTCGCGGTCGCGCTGCGCAAGTCGGGCGCGAGGGTGCTGGTGGTCGACCTCGACCTGCGCAAGCCGGTGCAGCACCGCCAGTGGAAGCAGCTGCGCGCGCCGGGCTACAGCGACCTCGTCGCCGCCGCCGGTGGCGACGACGCCGGTCGCAAGCTCGTGCACACGACGACCCCGTGGGAGGTCGATGTGCTGTGCGCGGGCTCGAAGCTACCCGACACGCTGTCGTCGCTGATGACGCCGCTGCTCGACGGCTTGCTCGCGCAGTGGGCCGCGCAGTACGACTACGTCCTGCTCGACAGCCCGCCGGCGTTCGTGCCCGACACCACCGTGGTCGCGAAGCACGTCGACCTGCTGCTCATGGTCGTACGTCCCGGTGTGGTCGAGCGCGCAAGCCTGCGCCAGGCCGTCGCGGCGCTGGAGCGCGTACAGGTGAACCGCGGCCTCGTGCTCAACGGCGTCACCCGTCGTCACTCCGAGGACTACTACGGCTCCAGCTACTACAGCTACGGGAACGTGTATGGCGAAGGCAGCGACGACGACCGCCGTGCCGTCGCGTCCTGAGCACGAGCCCGGCCGCGCCCGCCAGACTGGCTGGGCGCTGCTGGGGCGCGTGGCCTACGGCGCGTGTCAGCTGGGCCTCCTGGTCGCGATCACGCGGCTGGGTGGTCGCGCCGACATCGGTGACTTCTCGCTCGCGCTGGCGGTCACAGCCCCGCCGATGGTGTTCGCCAACCTGCAGCTGCGGGCGCTCTACGCCACCGACGTCGACGCTCGCTTCAGCTGGCGCAGCTACGCCATCGTGCGCGTGGTCGCCACCGCCTTCGCGCTGGTGGCCTGCGTGGCGCTGGCTGCCGCCCATCACGGCCAGGCCCGCTGGGCGATCGCGTGGCTGGCGGTCGCCAAGGCGGCCGAGACGCTGTCGGATCTCCAGCACGGGGTCTTCCAGCGGCGCGGTCGCATGGAGTGCTTCGGGCAGTCGATGACACTGCGCGGCGTCGGCAGCATCGCCGCGGTGGCGATCACGCTGGCGGTGGGCGCGGGCCTCTCGTGGGCGATGGCCGCGATGGCGCTGACGTGGATCGCCGCGCTCGCGCTGTTCGACTGGCCTCGCGCGCGCGCGCTCCGGGTGCCGGGTACCCGCGGCGACGCGACGGTGCGACTGCTGCTGCAGGGCCTGCCGCTCGGCACCGTGTTCCTGCTCGACTCGCTGCACCAGAACCTGCCGCGCTACTTCGTCGAGGCCACGCTCGGCACCGCATCGCTGGGCTTGTTTGCGCCGATGGCCTACATGGTCACGATCGGCAGCGCGTTTGCGTTCGCGATCGCGGCCCCCCAGGCCCCGCGCCTGGCCGAGCTCGCGCGACGCGGTCAGGCCCGCGAGCTGCTCGCCCGCACCCGCCGCATGTCGCTGCGAACCGGCGCGCTGGGCCTGGTCGGGGTCGCGCTGGCGTGGTCGTTGGGCGCGCCGGTGCTTGGCGTGGTGTTCGGCCCCGCTTGGGCGGCCGAGGCCCACACCCTGGTGGTGGTCGCGATCGCCGGCACCCTGCACTTCGCGATGGTGCCAGTGATGCTGGCGCTCACCGCCGCCCGTGCACTCGCGATCCAGCTGACGTGCTACCTCGCGGCGATCGTCGGCTGCGCGCTCGCGTGCGCGGCGTGGCTACCGACCGGAGGCATCGCAGCGGCAGCCAGCGCCAGCGCGATCGGCATGGCGTGCGGCCTCGTGACCGCCACGCTGGCGCTGCGTCGACGTGCGGCTGCGATGGAGGCCACCGCATGAACGGCCTGCGCGTCGCCCCCACCGCCGGGGCCCTGCTCGCGGGCTTGCTGGTCGCTGGTCGCTGGAGCTTCGCGCGCCTCGCCAACGAGCAGAGCAGCATGACCTTCGAGCCGCGGCTGTGGCTGGTGGCGCTGCTGCTCGCGCTGGCATTCGCGCCCGCGGCCGGACCGCTGCGCCCACTCACGCTGCGGGCACGCGCGGCGTGGGCGGGCTGGGCTGCGTTCTACGTCTACTTCACCATCTCGGTGGCGTGGGCGCCCGACCTGACGATGGCGCTCGACAAGGCCGCCGAGCTCGGCCTCGTCGCTGCTGCTGCCATGAGCCTGGTGCGGCTGTCGCGAAACAGCGACGTCGACGAGATCGCCGACGCGATGTGGCGCACGCTGGCCATCGTCTACGCGCTGTTTGCCGTGATGGCGCTGTCGAACTCCGACGCCGACTCGCGCCTGGCGGTGCTGGGTGGCGGCCCGAACGTGTTCGGCCGCAACATGGCGATCCTCGGGCTCATCTGCGTCGACGCGATCCTGCGGGGACGCGCCCGCGCGTTGGCGATCGTGGGCGTGTCGGTGGCCGGCATGCTCGTGCTGCTATCGGGCTCGCGCGGCGCGATGCTGGCGATCACCAGCGGCAGCCTGCTGCTGCTGTGGACCCACCGGCTCAAGCCCACACGCATCGTGCAGGCGGCGCTGGTGCTGCTGGTCGCGGCGGTGATCGCTGCCACCTTCACCGACGTTGGCCGCGCGGCGGTCGAGATGTTCCGCGAGCGGGTCGTACGACTGACGCTCGAGGAGGAGCACGACAGCGGGCGCTCGCAGATCTACGACGACGCGATCGCGCTGGGCTGGCGCGGGCCGATTTATGGCGACGGCCTGGCCGGGTTCCCGGCGCGCGGCTACTTCGTGTATCCCCACAACATCGTGCTCGAGGCCTGGGCCGAGGGCGGTGCGATCGGTGTGCTGCTGCTGCTGCTGGCGCTGCGCGGCCCCGCGGCGCTGGTGCTGCGGCGCCCACTCGGCGCGCCGCCGCTCGAGCTGTCGGCCTTCGTCGCGCTGCTGCTGGGCGCGCAGTTCTCGGGCGACTTCTTCGACTCCCGCGCGATGATCTTGCTGGGCCTGCTGGCGGTGCTCCGATTCGAACGCCCACGCCGCTGATGGGCGCCGCGCACCGCCCTCCGGGCACAAAAGCGGCACCGAACGCTGGCGCGACGCCCCGCACCGCGCCACATGGAATCCGTGCCGCCCGACGCTTTCGCCCCCGCGACCCCGCAGGTCTCGCTCGAGCCGCCGCCCCGCACCGCGCCCGGCTGGCCAGTCTTCGAACCCGACGAGATCGCAGCGGCCTCGGCGGTGCTCGCGAGCGGCAAGGTCAACTACTGGACCGGCGGCGAGGGCAAGCGCTTCGAGCAGGAGTTCGCGGCGTGGCACGGCGTGCCCCATGCGCTCGCGATCGCCAACGGCACGCTCGCGCTCGAGCTGGCGCTCTTGGCCCTCGACGTCGGGCCCGGCGACGACGTCATCGTGCCCGCGCGGACCTTCATCGCCAGCGCGAGCGCAGCGGTCGCTCGCGGCGCGCGGGTGGTCTGCGCCGACGTCGATCGCGACAGCGGGGTGATCACACCGGCGACCGTCGCCGCCGCGATGACCCCGGCGACGCGCGCGATCGTGGCGGTGCACCTGGCGGGCTGGCCGGTCGACATCGACGCGATCCGTGCCGCGGTCGCGGGGCGCAACATCGCGATCATCGAGGACTGCGCGCAGTCCCACGGCGCCAGCCTGCGCGGACGCAAGACCGGCGCGATGGGTGACATCGCGGCCTTCTCGTTCTGCCAGGACAAGATCATGACCACCGCCGGTGAGGGCGGCATGGTCACCACCGCCGATCATGGGCTGTGGTCGCGCATGTGGAGCTACAAGGACCACGGCAAGGACTGGGACGCGGTGCACCGCACCGATCACCCGCCGGGATTCCGCTGGTTGCACGCCAGCTTCGGCAGCAACTACCGCATGACCGAGCTGCAGTGCGCGATCGGCCGGCTGCAGCTGGGCAAGCTGGCGTCGTGGGTCGCGAGGCGCCAACGCTCGGCCGCGATCCTCCGCGAGCAGTTGGCCGGCATCGCCGGCGTGCGCGTGCCGTGGCCGTCCGACGAGATCGAGCACGCGCACTACCGCTTCTACGCCTACGTGGTGCCCGAGCGCCTGCGCGAGGGCTGGAGTCGCGATCGCATCGCGGCCACGGCGACCGCGGCCGGGGTCGCGTGCATGCAGGGCAGCTGCGGCGAGATCTACCGCGAGCAGGCGTTCCCCGCGGCGTGGCGGCCCGATGCACCGTTGCCGGTCGCCGCCGAGCTGGGCCGCACCAGCCTCGCGATGCTGGTGCACCCGACCCTCGACGACGACGACGTCCACCATGCCGGCCGCACGCTGGCGGAGATCCTGCGGGCCGCGACCCGCTGACGGAGGCCTCGCGATGCTCGGTTCGATCTATCGCAGGTTCGGCAAGCGGGCACTCGACGCAGGCGTCGCCGCGGCTGCGCTGGTCGCCACCGCGCCACTGCTCGCGGGCGTGGCCGCCGTGGTCCGCGTGGGCCTGGGCGCACCGGTGCTGTTCCGGCAGCGCCGACCGGGGCGGCACGGCAAGCCCTTCACGCTGGTGAAGTTCCGCAGCATGACCGACGCGCGCGGCCCCGACGGCCGGCTGCGCAGCGACGGCGAGCGGCTGACGGGACTCGGTCGATGGCTGCGCGCCAGCAGCCTCGACGAGCTGCCCGAGCTGTGGAACGTGCTGGTGGGCGACATGAGCCTGGTCGGGCCCCGCCCGCTGCTGATGCAGTACCTCGAGCGCTACGACGCCCGTCAGGCCCGTCGCCACGACGTGCGACCCGGCCTGACCGGGCTCGCGCAGGTACGCGGTCGCAATGCGATCGACTGGCAGACCCGCTTCGACTACGACGTGCGCTACGTCGAGTCGCTGTCGCTGCGCGGCGACCTGAAGATCCTCGCCGAGACCGTGCGCCTGGTGCTGCGTCGCGATGGCATCAGCGCGGCGGGCGAGGCCACCTGCGCCGAGTTCACCGGCAACACGAAGGAGCGCGCAGCGTGACCGGCATCGTCGTGCTCGGTGCCGGCGGCCACGCCCGCGAGATCGCCGACGTGGTGCTCGCCTGCGCCGCCGCCGGCCAGGGCTACGAGCTGATCGGCTACGTCGACGACAACCCGGCGACGCACGGTCGCGCGCTCCACGAGGGCACCGTGCTGGGCGGCATGGCGTGGTTCGACGGCCGCGACTGTCACGACCTGCGGGTCATCAGCGGCATCGGCTCGCCCGCCACCCGCCGCCGCGTCGTCGCTGCCGCGCTCGCACGCCAGCTCGAGTTCGTCACCCTCGTGCATCCCCACGCGCAGCTCACCCGCCACGTCCGCCTCGGCGACGGCGTCGTCATCACCGCCGGCTGCGTGCTCACCAACGGCATCACCATCGGCGCGCACACCCACGTCAACCGCTGCACCACCGTCGGCCACGACTGCGTGGTCGGCGAATTCGTCCACCTCGCGCCGGGCGTCGTGCTCTCGGGCAACGTCACCGTCGAGGACGACTGCGACCTCGGCACCCACGCGACCGTGATCCAGGGCCTGCGCATCGGCCACGGCACCATCGTCGGCGCGGGCGCGGTCGTGGTC encodes:
- a CDS encoding sugar transferase; its protein translation is MLGSIYRRFGKRALDAGVAAAALVATAPLLAGVAAVVRVGLGAPVLFRQRRPGRHGKPFTLVKFRSMTDARGPDGRLRSDGERLTGLGRWLRASSLDELPELWNVLVGDMSLVGPRPLLMQYLERYDARQARRHDVRPGLTGLAQVRGRNAIDWQTRFDYDVRYVESLSLRGDLKILAETVRLVLRRDGISAAGEATCAEFTGNTKERAA
- a CDS encoding AAA family ATPase; amino-acid sequence: MRHGNDNDRPSSSNVRRLTRLDREDVRAAEPTSPTAPPVASMLSAWWMLLRQRWWLALAVMILVATPIGLYAAFAVPTYTAQGVLQVSATQGGIDPMLELVGGGGAAEVETEVEIIRRREFVLGVFKDLRLQLVDPHQPGKVTTDPHVSLGGRTPTSEKLAAVRQAVRVAEVSAHAFESVELTLSMLDDDHIALDIGPDDARTHHEFALGETFDDAGITLAFDAAPLTAGDAIDLRLVPDGELADKLMPDLVVAAIGDRRQLTNLVSISFSHPDRDIAQAVVDAIMARYVAQSLSWQAEGAAKAAEFIHQRLQEAEQELRADEEQLRSFAEREKAVQLDTQARVTIENAAALEAEQCQAELQETVLGSVISGLKSRDRHGEGAHFTANFFDDPVLGAAITSLTEGETKHAVLRATLTADHPEVRELGAQLELQRKEVGRLLRSAKQNLGARKREIARQLETASASLAAYPDKDLQMARLMRDVEVSQKLYTFLLERHREAEIVEASTTVDKRVVDPASLPHRIATPKRGRLAATGLVSALAAAFAAVWLANAMQRRLHTVEAVKREFPVAVYGSVPELGRGDNETKAEAKRNGGSVRARLDLDNVWSQAHGVAAEAFRALCVSVTLAPGAPGRGRVVQITSSQPGEGKSTVIANLAVALRKSGARVLVVDLDLRKPVQHRQWKQLRAPGYSDLVAAAGGDDAGRKLVHTTTPWEVDVLCAGSKLPDTLSSLMTPLLDGLLAQWAAQYDYVLLDSPPAFVPDTTVVAKHVDLLLMVVRPGVVERASLRQAVAALERVQVNRGLVLNGVTRRHSEDYYGSSYYSYGNVYGEGSDDDRRAVAS
- a CDS encoding lipopolysaccharide biosynthesis protein — translated: MPSRPEHEPGRARQTGWALLGRVAYGACQLGLLVAITRLGGRADIGDFSLALAVTAPPMVFANLQLRALYATDVDARFSWRSYAIVRVVATAFALVACVALAAAHHGQARWAIAWLAVAKAAETLSDLQHGVFQRRGRMECFGQSMTLRGVGSIAAVAITLAVGAGLSWAMAAMALTWIAALALFDWPRARALRVPGTRGDATVRLLLQGLPLGTVFLLDSLHQNLPRYFVEATLGTASLGLFAPMAYMVTIGSAFAFAIAAPQAPRLAELARRGQARELLARTRRMSLRTGALGLVGVALAWSLGAPVLGVVFGPAWAAEAHTLVVVAIAGTLHFAMVPVMLALTAARALAIQLTCYLAAIVGCALACAAWLPTGGIAAAASASAIGMACGLVTATLALRRRAAAMEATA
- a CDS encoding O-antigen ligase family protein; the encoded protein is MNGLRVAPTAGALLAGLLVAGRWSFARLANEQSSMTFEPRLWLVALLLALAFAPAAGPLRPLTLRARAAWAGWAAFYVYFTISVAWAPDLTMALDKAAELGLVAAAAMSLVRLSRNSDVDEIADAMWRTLAIVYALFAVMALSNSDADSRLAVLGGGPNVFGRNMAILGLICVDAILRGRARALAIVGVSVAGMLVLLSGSRGAMLAITSGSLLLLWTHRLKPTRIVQAALVLLVAAVIAATFTDVGRAAVEMFRERVVRLTLEEEHDSGRSQIYDDAIALGWRGPIYGDGLAGFPARGYFVYPHNIVLEAWAEGGAIGVLLLLLALRGPAALVLRRPLGAPPLELSAFVALLLGAQFSGDFFDSRAMILLGLLAVLRFERPRR
- a CDS encoding acetyltransferase, producing the protein MTGIVVLGAGGHAREIADVVLACAAAGQGYELIGYVDDNPATHGRALHEGTVLGGMAWFDGRDCHDLRVISGIGSPATRRRVVAAALARQLEFVTLVHPHAQLTRHVRLGDGVVITAGCVLTNGITIGAHTHVNRCTTVGHDCVVGEFVHLAPGVVLSGNVTVEDDCDLGTHATVIQGLRIGHGTIVGAGAVVVEDLPAACTAVGVPARVIKRRAA
- a CDS encoding DegT/DnrJ/EryC1/StrS aminotransferase family protein; amino-acid sequence: MESVPPDAFAPATPQVSLEPPPRTAPGWPVFEPDEIAAASAVLASGKVNYWTGGEGKRFEQEFAAWHGVPHALAIANGTLALELALLALDVGPGDDVIVPARTFIASASAAVARGARVVCADVDRDSGVITPATVAAAMTPATRAIVAVHLAGWPVDIDAIRAAVAGRNIAIIEDCAQSHGASLRGRKTGAMGDIAAFSFCQDKIMTTAGEGGMVTTADHGLWSRMWSYKDHGKDWDAVHRTDHPPGFRWLHASFGSNYRMTELQCAIGRLQLGKLASWVARRQRSAAILREQLAGIAGVRVPWPSDEIEHAHYRFYAYVVPERLREGWSRDRIAATATAAGVACMQGSCGEIYREQAFPAAWRPDAPLPVAAELGRTSLAMLVHPTLDDDDVHHAGRTLAEILRAATR